The following proteins are encoded in a genomic region of Halomicrobium zhouii:
- the trxA gene encoding thioredoxin: MTEDDAIEEIRQQKIEELRDRTGGADGESTAESAPEEPVPVHGAAELNDVVGNHDVVLADFYADWCGPCQMLEPVVDSIAAETAATVVKVDVDANQRLASEYGVRGVPTLVLFADGEPAERLVGMQDEAQLRTTVENYA, translated from the coding sequence ATGACCGAGGACGACGCCATCGAGGAGATCCGCCAACAGAAGATCGAAGAACTCCGCGACCGGACCGGTGGCGCGGACGGGGAGTCGACCGCGGAATCGGCCCCGGAAGAACCCGTCCCGGTACACGGGGCCGCGGAGCTGAACGACGTCGTCGGGAACCACGACGTGGTTCTGGCCGACTTCTACGCGGACTGGTGTGGGCCGTGTCAGATGCTCGAACCCGTCGTCGACTCCATCGCCGCCGAGACGGCCGCGACGGTCGTGAAGGTCGACGTCGACGCCAACCAGCGACTCGCTTCGGAGTACGGCGTCCGCGGCGTCCCGACGCTCGTCCTCTTCGCCGACGGTGAGCCCGCCGAGCGACTCGTCGGGATGCAGGACGAGGCGCAACTGCGCACCACGGTCGAGAACTACGCCTGA
- a CDS encoding class I SAM-dependent methyltransferase gives MGYHTFDASRADKLEQPERRYRFLSAEELVWGLDLSPAATVADLGSGTGFYTDDVAPHADTVYAVDVQAEMHDYYREKGVPQNVELLTTGVGDLPLETGALDAAFSTMTYHEFASDEALAEVHRVLRADGRFVVVDWAATGSGEHGPPLDERFTAAEAAEALRANGFRTEHEAVRPETFYLVATAE, from the coding sequence ATGGGATACCACACGTTCGACGCGTCCCGGGCCGACAAACTCGAACAGCCGGAGCGACGGTACCGGTTCCTCTCGGCCGAAGAGCTGGTCTGGGGCCTCGATCTCTCCCCGGCCGCGACCGTCGCCGACCTCGGCAGCGGCACGGGCTTTTACACCGACGACGTCGCCCCGCACGCGGACACGGTGTACGCCGTCGACGTCCAGGCCGAGATGCACGACTACTACCGCGAGAAAGGCGTCCCGCAGAACGTCGAGCTGCTGACGACCGGCGTGGGTGACTTGCCCCTCGAGACTGGTGCCCTCGACGCCGCGTTCTCGACGATGACCTACCACGAGTTTGCGAGCGACGAGGCGCTCGCAGAGGTGCACCGGGTACTCCGGGCGGACGGGCGTTTCGTCGTCGTGGACTGGGCCGCCACCGGCAGCGGCGAGCACGGACCGCCGCTCGACGAGCGCTTCACCGCGGCCGAAGCGGCTGAGGCGCTCCGGGCGAACGGGTTCCGGACCGAACACGAGGCGGTCCGTCCGGAGACGTTCTACCTGGTTGCCACGGCGGAGTAG
- a CDS encoding ArsR/SmtB family transcription factor, whose amino-acid sequence MAQATDRLRRYLDDELGECRNEDVERRLDELGTLEAALGEAQVDAELGVLSALSSETRYTLVRVLVAAGEELCVCELHAVVDVSESGLSHALSTLVDAGLVDARKDGRWKMYRATNRAVALVTVLEGSVGDA is encoded by the coding sequence ATGGCACAAGCGACGGACCGACTGCGGCGGTATCTCGACGACGAACTCGGGGAGTGTCGAAACGAGGACGTCGAGCGCCGACTCGACGAACTCGGCACCCTCGAAGCGGCGCTCGGGGAGGCGCAGGTCGACGCCGAACTCGGCGTGCTCTCGGCGCTCTCCAGCGAGACGCGGTACACGCTCGTTCGCGTCCTCGTCGCGGCCGGGGAGGAACTCTGCGTCTGCGAGTTGCACGCGGTCGTCGACGTGAGCGAGAGCGGGCTCAGTCACGCGCTCTCGACGCTCGTCGACGCCGGCCTCGTCGACGCCCGGAAGGACGGGCGCTGGAAGATGTATCGCGCCACCAATCGCGCGGTCGCACTCGTCACCGTGCTCGAGGGGAGCGTGGGCGATGCGTAA
- the arsB gene encoding ACR3 family arsenite efflux transporter, with translation MRNGDAHDHGPDCECESCGDPRSMDFLDKYLTVWIFGAMAIGVGLGFVAPSVTQPIQELHLVEIGLVLMMYPPLAKADYSQLRTVFSNWRVLGLSLVQNWLIGPTLMFGLAVIFFSGLVPGLPARPEYFLGLVFIGMARCIAMVLVWNELAEGSTEYVTGLVAFNSLFQIVTYGVYVYFFALFLPPLLGMETLVAGITTFDVTPMQVFEAIVIFLGIPFAAGFLSRYVGTRAKSEEWYDEEFVPTIDPLTLVALLFTIVVMFATQGGTIVAAPGDVLLLAVPLTVYFVVMFLVSFGMGRGIGADYSTTTAIGFTAASNNFELAIAVAVAVFGVGSGVAFATVVGPLIEVPVLLALVHVALYFQRRYDWGGHTTGSLDSSAPDPTTDD, from the coding sequence ATGCGTAACGGCGACGCCCACGACCACGGCCCCGACTGCGAGTGTGAGAGCTGTGGCGACCCGCGGTCGATGGACTTCCTCGACAAGTACCTCACCGTCTGGATCTTCGGCGCGATGGCGATCGGTGTCGGCCTCGGCTTCGTCGCGCCGTCGGTGACCCAACCGATCCAGGAGCTCCACCTCGTCGAGATCGGCCTCGTCCTGATGATGTACCCGCCGCTGGCGAAGGCGGACTACTCGCAGCTTCGGACCGTCTTCAGCAACTGGCGCGTGCTCGGATTGAGCCTCGTCCAGAACTGGCTCATCGGCCCGACGCTGATGTTCGGGCTCGCGGTGATATTCTTCAGCGGCCTGGTCCCGGGACTACCGGCACGCCCCGAGTACTTCCTCGGACTGGTGTTCATCGGGATGGCCCGGTGTATCGCGATGGTCCTCGTCTGGAACGAACTCGCCGAGGGGTCGACCGAGTACGTCACCGGCCTCGTGGCGTTCAACAGCCTCTTCCAGATCGTCACCTACGGGGTGTACGTCTACTTTTTCGCGCTGTTCCTCCCGCCGCTGCTCGGGATGGAGACGCTCGTCGCGGGCATCACCACCTTCGACGTCACCCCGATGCAGGTGTTCGAGGCTATCGTGATATTCCTCGGAATTCCCTTCGCAGCGGGCTTTCTCTCCCGCTACGTCGGCACGCGGGCGAAGAGCGAAGAGTGGTACGACGAGGAGTTCGTCCCGACGATCGACCCGCTGACCCTCGTCGCACTGCTCTTCACCATCGTCGTGATGTTCGCCACGCAGGGCGGCACCATCGTCGCCGCACCTGGCGACGTCCTGTTGCTCGCCGTGCCGCTGACCGTCTACTTCGTCGTGATGTTCCTCGTCAGCTTCGGGATGGGACGGGGCATCGGCGCCGACTACTCGACGACGACGGCCATCGGCTTCACCGCGGCCTCGAACAACTTCGAACTCGCGATCGCCGTCGCGGTAGCGGTGTTCGGCGTCGGCTCCGGCGTCGCCTTCGCGACCGTCGTCGGCCCGCTCATCGAGGTGCCCGTCCTGCTCGCGCTGGTCCACGTCGCGCTGTACTTCCAGCGACGGTACGACTGGGGCGGCCACACGACCGGGAGCCTCGATTCGTCCGCACCCGACCCGACGACCGACGACTGA
- a CDS encoding low molecular weight phosphatase family protein produces the protein MSSNTATDDPIRIAFVCVQNAGRSQLSTAFAERERDRRGLEDRVEIRTGGTHPADHVHDEVVEVMDEAGFDLADRTPREISLAELRSCDYVATMGCSTLDVGEVGDDVDIRDWALDDPDGQDLDRVREIRDEIERRVVALFDEFSPSE, from the coding sequence ATGTCATCCAACACTGCCACAGACGACCCGATTCGAATCGCCTTCGTGTGCGTCCAGAACGCCGGCCGTTCCCAGCTGTCGACGGCCTTCGCCGAGCGTGAACGGGACCGACGTGGGCTCGAAGACCGCGTCGAGATTCGTACCGGCGGGACCCACCCGGCCGACCACGTCCACGACGAAGTCGTCGAGGTGATGGACGAGGCGGGGTTCGACCTCGCCGACCGGACGCCGCGAGAGATTTCCCTGGCGGAACTGCGCTCCTGTGACTACGTCGCGACGATGGGCTGTTCGACGCTCGACGTCGGCGAAGTCGGCGACGACGTGGATATCCGGGACTGGGCGCTCGACGACCCCGACGGCCAGGACCTCGATCGGGTGCGGGAGATCCGTGACGAAATCGAGCGGCGGGTGGTCGCGCTGTTCGACGAGTTCTCCCCGTCCGAGTGA
- a CDS encoding lactate utilization protein, whose protein sequence is MSQRKPDYVDDADIDESLDDLPAADAIEETVENLEANGFEVVVVDSADAALAELQSLIPAGSSVMNGHSTTLEEIGFVEYLSEGDHEWESLADEIWSIEDDAERQAARRESQTAEFFLGGINGIAQSGELVAADRSGSRIGAYPFAAENVVIVSGVNKIVPTVDDALDRLESVAYPLENERAQEAYGVDSAIAKQLIFRQELEEGRTTVVLIRDQFGY, encoded by the coding sequence ATGTCCCAACGAAAACCTGACTACGTAGACGACGCCGATATCGACGAATCGCTCGACGACCTGCCCGCGGCGGACGCTATCGAAGAGACGGTCGAGAACCTCGAAGCGAACGGGTTCGAGGTCGTCGTCGTCGATTCCGCCGACGCCGCGCTCGCGGAACTGCAGTCGCTCATCCCGGCGGGCTCGTCCGTGATGAACGGCCACTCGACGACCCTCGAGGAGATCGGATTCGTCGAGTACCTGAGCGAGGGAGACCACGAGTGGGAGAGCCTGGCCGACGAGATCTGGAGCATCGAAGACGACGCGGAGCGACAGGCCGCTCGCCGTGAATCGCAGACGGCGGAGTTCTTCCTCGGCGGCATCAACGGGATCGCACAGTCCGGCGAACTCGTCGCTGCCGACCGGTCGGGTAGTCGCATCGGTGCGTATCCGTTCGCCGCCGAGAACGTCGTCATCGTCAGCGGCGTGAACAAGATCGTGCCGACGGTCGACGACGCGCTCGACCGGCTCGAGTCCGTCGCCTACCCCCTCGAGAACGAGCGCGCCCAGGAGGCCTACGGCGTCGACTCCGCCATCGCCAAGCAGCTCATCTTCCGACAGGAACTCGAAGAGGGACGGACGACCGTCGTCCTCATCCGCGACCAGTTCGGGTACTAG